The following are encoded in a window of Ruminiclostridium herbifermentans genomic DNA:
- a CDS encoding HD-GYP domain-containing protein, whose translation MRKINILNCKAGMVVGKAIIYNDSKILLEAGARLTASYINRLIGLGITEIYIEDDISKDIVVRDIIEEQTRLEAIEIVKSTMDAYYFGDKLNSDKVFEVVNKIVNEILSLDDIIINLMDIKSCDNYTFLHSVNVCVLSIATGIELKLNYDELIELGIGALLHDIGKVLIPPEILQKNSALTDEEYEVIKQHSIFGYNILKTMPQISDKSAMVALCHHERFDGNGYNKGLKQNEIHLYSRIVAVADIFDALTSDRIYRKKISTIQAIDYLTVIAASSLDSEVLRCFTKIIPPFPVGTGVILNNGEKGIVVDTNKYLPTRPIVRLVFNADGSKKLNFVEIDLAKENEYFIKSTVELTK comes from the coding sequence ATGAGAAAAATTAATATTTTAAATTGCAAGGCTGGAATGGTTGTTGGAAAAGCAATCATATATAATGATTCAAAAATTTTACTTGAGGCTGGTGCTCGGCTTACAGCTTCTTATATTAATAGACTAATTGGTTTAGGTATTACAGAGATATATATTGAAGATGACATATCAAAAGATATTGTTGTAAGAGATATAATCGAAGAACAAACTAGATTAGAAGCTATTGAAATTGTAAAGAGCACGATGGATGCTTATTATTTTGGTGATAAGCTTAATTCAGATAAAGTATTTGAAGTTGTTAATAAAATAGTAAATGAAATTTTGTCTTTAGATGATATTATTATTAATTTAATGGATATAAAGTCTTGTGATAATTATACCTTTTTACATAGTGTTAATGTATGTGTATTGTCAATTGCTACAGGCATTGAGTTAAAATTAAACTATGACGAATTGATAGAATTAGGAATTGGCGCACTTTTACATGACATTGGAAAGGTCTTAATACCACCAGAAATTCTTCAAAAAAATTCTGCTCTTACAGACGAAGAGTATGAAGTTATAAAACAGCATTCTATATTTGGATACAACATTTTGAAAACAATGCCCCAAATTAGTGATAAATCCGCTATGGTTGCATTATGCCATCATGAACGATTTGATGGAAATGGATATAATAAAGGACTGAAGCAAAATGAAATACACCTTTATTCGAGGATTGTTGCGGTTGCTGACATATTTGATGCCTTAACTTCAGATAGAATATACAGAAAAAAAATAAGTACAATTCAAGCCATAGATTACTTGACTGTGATAGCGGCTTCATCTCTTGATTCAGAAGTATTACGCTGCTTTACAAAGATAATACCGCCATTTCCTGTTGGTACTGGTGTAATCCTTAATAATGGTGAAAAAGGGATAGTTGTTGATACTAATAAATATTTACCAACAAGACCAATTGTAAGATTAGTTTTTAATGCAGATGGCAGTAAAAAATTAAATTTTGTGGAGATAGATTTAGCTAAGGAAAACGAGTATTTTATCAAATCAACGGTTGAATTAACGAAATAA
- a CDS encoding YczE/YyaS/YitT family protein — translation MKTKGKMSIRLLCYFGGMLIMTLGVAVSVKSVLGVSPISSVPYTITVVSGMELGLTTTIFSIVAALLEIPILRKKYKAINLFQIPVSIVFGLFMTFCVKLVQQIPDPSSFVIKLILALISTVIVAIGVFLYVSSELIPLPTEGVLIAITQVTSLRFATLKVIGDVTMVIISLGTCLIVLHAFGSIGIGTIISAILVGNVVKILTKYFKSALNKAMGL, via the coding sequence ATGAAGACCAAAGGCAAAATGAGTATACGATTGTTATGCTATTTTGGTGGAATGCTAATAATGACTCTAGGGGTGGCAGTATCTGTTAAATCAGTGCTTGGAGTATCCCCAATCAGTTCTGTTCCATATACTATAACAGTTGTATCTGGCATGGAACTAGGACTTACGACAACAATCTTTTCCATTGTTGCAGCATTGCTTGAAATCCCCATTTTGCGAAAGAAATATAAAGCAATAAACCTTTTTCAAATTCCGGTCAGTATAGTATTCGGGTTATTCATGACATTCTGTGTCAAGCTGGTTCAACAAATTCCCGATCCTTCAAGCTTTGTCATAAAACTCATTTTGGCACTTATAAGTACGGTCATCGTTGCAATTGGAGTATTCCTATATGTCTCATCCGAATTAATACCTCTTCCGACAGAAGGAGTTTTGATAGCAATTACACAAGTCACGAGTTTAAGGTTTGCCACTCTGAAGGTCATTGGTGATGTCACAATGGTTATAATATCTCTGGGTACCTGCCTGATTGTCTTGCATGCTTTCGGTAGCATTGGTATCGGAACAATCATCTCAGCAATACTAGTGGGCAATGTGGTCAAGATACTGACAAAATACTTTAAATCTGCACTGAATAAAGCAATGGGTCTGTAG
- a CDS encoding recombinase family protein translates to MIYGYMRISTQKEKQTTDRQKITLEQYANDNRFTFDNIVEERISGTVRAENREVYRDLKNKTLRKDDILIITDLDRLGRDADDVIAELKDLKIKGIRVIALDIPYMNEYNKAQDSSIYNMVVDIVITLKAHMSQQEREKTVARINQGLDAARAKGTKLGRPQVELPDNFIKEYKRFKDGKYGDMTATGFAKYLGIGRATLYKYINLFEQG, encoded by the coding sequence ATGATATATGGATATATGAGAATTAGTACACAGAAAGAAAAGCAGACCACTGATAGGCAGAAAATAACACTAGAACAATATGCAAATGATAATAGATTTACTTTTGATAACATTGTAGAGGAACGAATAAGCGGAACAGTAAGAGCAGAGAACAGAGAAGTATATCGAGACTTAAAAAATAAGACATTAAGAAAAGATGATATTTTAATAATTACGGATTTGGATAGACTAGGCAGAGATGCAGATGATGTAATTGCTGAATTAAAAGATTTAAAAATTAAAGGGATAAGAGTAATAGCCTTAGATATTCCATATATGAATGAATATAATAAGGCTCAGGATAGTAGCATATATAATATGGTTGTTGATATAGTAATAACTTTAAAAGCACATATGAGCCAACAGGAGAGGGAAAAAACAGTAGCAAGAATAAACCAAGGATTAGATGCAGCAAGAGCCAAGGGAACTAAATTAGGCAGACCACAAGTAGAATTACCAGATAACTTTATTAAAGAGTATAAAAGGTTTAAGGATGGCAAGTATGGAGATATGACAGCAACAGGATTTGCAAAGTATCTGGGAATTGGCAGAGCAACACTGTATAAATATATAAATCTATTTGAGCAGGGATAA
- a CDS encoding DMP19 family protein: MKRRIILKKILEDNPFEKWNQFIDLLAMEDYKDLTEIQRVAYLCFWYDSEVQNGGHLQYFVNRGTSLLKETELSLVELGALQQISILSEAINVLCSLGISPIEGIDDYIAEALEGKYCDIDSKYYSCKPTISDLLEKYFQKYEDEFVLIE, encoded by the coding sequence ATGAAAAGGCGTATAATTTTAAAGAAAATACTAGAAGATAACCCATTTGAAAAGTGGAATCAATTCATTGATTTACTCGCTATGGAAGATTATAAGGATTTAACTGAAATTCAAAGGGTTGCATATCTTTGTTTTTGGTATGATTCTGAGGTTCAAAACGGAGGACATTTACAGTATTTTGTGAATAGAGGAACTTCATTACTAAAAGAAACAGAACTTTCCCTTGTAGAACTAGGAGCATTACAACAAATTTCAATATTATCAGAAGCAATAAATGTTCTCTGTTCTTTAGGAATATCCCCAATTGAGGGTATAGACGATTATATAGCAGAAGCCCTTGAGGGCAAATATTGTGATATAGATTCTAAATATTATAGTTGTAAACCAACAATATCAGATTTGCTTGAGAAATATTTTCAGAAATACGAAGATGAATTTGTTTTAATAGAATAA
- a CDS encoding LrgB family protein: MKEIFATPIFALLISILAYEIGIFINKKTKIAFLNPLMIAIALVICTLIVLDIPLEDYKSGGDFISMFLTPATVILAVPLYKNINSLKKDYIAILCGVFVGSITAIFSVWGLAKVFQMPKELLASLIPKSITTPLGIELSNQLEGIPSVTVAAIIITGIVGAVFAQWVLKVCRITDKTAKGLAIGTSAHALGTTKAVEMGETEGAMSGLAIGLAGLVTVIAATILSKIGLF, encoded by the coding sequence ATGAAGGAGATATTTGCTACACCAATTTTTGCATTGCTTATATCTATACTTGCTTATGAAATAGGCATTTTTATTAATAAAAAAACCAAGATAGCTTTCCTAAATCCTCTTATGATAGCTATAGCATTGGTAATTTGTACATTGATTGTACTGGATATTCCTCTTGAGGATTATAAAAGCGGCGGGGATTTTATATCTATGTTTTTAACACCAGCCACTGTTATATTGGCTGTGCCTTTATACAAGAATATTAATTCTCTTAAAAAGGATTATATTGCTATTTTATGCGGGGTTTTTGTGGGCAGCATTACGGCTATCTTTAGTGTTTGGGGGCTTGCAAAGGTATTCCAAATGCCAAAGGAATTATTAGCTTCCCTTATTCCAAAGTCCATAACTACACCCTTAGGGATAGAACTCTCAAATCAGCTAGAAGGAATACCCTCTGTGACAGTTGCAGCCATTATAATTACAGGCATTGTGGGAGCTGTGTTTGCACAGTGGGTTTTAAAGGTATGCAGAATAACTGACAAAACTGCAAAGGGGTTAGCTATTGGGACTTCAGCACATGCCTTGGGTACAACCAAGGCAGTTGAAATGGGTGAAACTGAAGGTGCTATGAGTGGATTAGCTATTGGGCTCGCAGGTTTAGTTACTGTTATAGCTGCAACTATACTATCAAAAATAGGTTTGTTTTAG
- a CDS encoding tyrosine-type recombinase/integrase: MSDDIKPATYNIRRAYLKTFFEWSVNEGYLDVNPLEGLKKRKAQERIVDVPEEILAKLIKLPDQTSFTGVRDKSLIIFTLDCGIRPKEALSLTISDFDLKRLIVTIPATEAKTRIARTLPLLQSTVNAINHLIEVRHSSWKDNVPVFCSNEGTKMNTSSWGDRLELYSKQLGFKVSPYDLRHSFALLYLRSGGNAFGLQASLGHTDMNMSKKYVNLSGRDLQEAHNLASPLNRLIDNKKRVGKIKK, from the coding sequence ATGTCTGATGATATTAAACCAGCAACTTATAATATAAGACGAGCATATTTAAAGACATTTTTTGAATGGTCAGTAAATGAGGGATATCTTGATGTTAATCCGCTAGAGGGTTTAAAAAAGAGAAAAGCACAGGAGAGAATAGTAGATGTACCTGAAGAAATTCTAGCCAAATTAATAAAACTTCCAGACCAAACATCTTTTACAGGGGTAAGGGACAAATCGTTGATTATTTTTACACTTGATTGCGGTATAAGACCTAAAGAAGCACTTTCATTAACTATATCAGATTTTGATTTAAAAAGACTTATAGTAACTATTCCAGCAACAGAAGCCAAAACAAGAATAGCAAGGACATTACCGTTGCTACAATCTACAGTAAATGCAATTAATCATTTAATTGAAGTACGTCATTCAAGTTGGAAAGATAATGTACCAGTTTTTTGTAGTAATGAAGGTACAAAAATGAATACAAGTTCATGGGGTGATAGATTAGAACTATACAGTAAACAACTTGGGTTTAAGGTAAGCCCATATGACCTCAGACATTCATTTGCATTATTATATTTGAGAAGCGGTGGCAACGCTTTTGGACTCCAAGCATCACTTGGACATACAGATATGAACATGAGTAAAAAATATGTTAATTTGTCAGGACGAGATTTACAAGAAGCTCATAATTTAGCAAGTCCATTAAATAGGCTAATAGACAATAAGAAGAGGGTAGGCAAGATAAAGAAGTAA
- a CDS encoding CidA/LrgA family protein, with protein sequence MKFLRQFLIILIICVVGEVLNRVVHIPLPGSIIGMILLFICLLFGLIKLEMIEEISKFLLDHLAFFFIPAGVGLIAYAGIIKENLLPILVICFATTFLVMVITGWTVQAIKGKINK encoded by the coding sequence ATGAAATTTCTTAGACAGTTTTTGATTATACTGATTATATGTGTGGTTGGAGAAGTTTTGAATAGAGTGGTGCATATACCGCTTCCAGGCAGTATCATTGGTATGATATTGCTTTTTATTTGCTTGCTATTTGGACTAATAAAGCTGGAAATGATAGAGGAGATTAGCAAATTCCTATTAGATCATTTAGCATTCTTTTTCATTCCTGCTGGGGTAGGATTAATAGCATACGCTGGTATCATAAAGGAAAATTTGCTGCCCATATTAGTTATTTGCTTTGCCACTACATTTCTTGTAATGGTTATAACAGGGTGGACTGTGCAGGCTATTAAAGGAAAAATTAACAAATAA
- a CDS encoding phospho-sugar mutase: MDSFAKLNFWLENDYFDQDTKDELLSIKNDPKEVEDRFYKSLEFGTGGLRGIIGAGTNRMNIYTVRVASQGLANYINKLGKQDKGIVIAYDSRFMSPEFSLEAAKVFCANGIKAYLFDELRPTPQLSFAVRYLKAAAGVVVTASHNPKQYNGYKVYGEDGGQLSIDGSNAVISEINSIADITMVNIISKEEAIEKGLLEIIGSKVDDAYIAMLKTLCINSDAAEKVGDSFKIVYTPLHGSGNKPVRRILSENGFKNVLVVKEQELPDSEFSTVKSPNPEERSAFELAIKLASENNVDLIVGTDPDSDRVGVVVRKNDGEYATLTGNQTGCLLLEYMLSAMKETGKLPSNGFVVKTIVTTELTRAIAKYYNVELVEVLTGFKFIGEQIKLRDEQGNQKYLFGFEESYGYLAGTDVRDKDAVVASMLIAEMAAYYKAKGITLYEALINLFEKYGYSLEGVNSFTLEGKDGLMKIKAAMATMREAKYKKFGALNVKAIRDYEKSERYIIADGTTEKINLPVSDVLYYEMEDGSWFCVRPSGTEPKIKIYYGVSDKTLELSQARLDTLKSNVLDVIKPLL; this comes from the coding sequence ATGGATAGTTTTGCAAAACTAAATTTTTGGTTAGAAAATGATTATTTTGATCAGGACACGAAAGATGAACTTTTATCAATAAAAAACGATCCTAAAGAAGTAGAAGATAGATTCTACAAAAGCTTAGAGTTTGGAACTGGCGGTCTAAGAGGGATTATAGGTGCTGGTACAAACAGAATGAATATATACACTGTAAGAGTTGCGTCACAAGGTCTTGCAAACTATATTAACAAGCTTGGAAAACAAGACAAAGGTATTGTTATAGCGTATGACTCAAGATTTATGTCTCCTGAGTTTTCTTTAGAAGCAGCCAAGGTTTTCTGTGCAAATGGAATTAAAGCTTATTTATTTGATGAATTAAGACCTACTCCTCAGTTATCCTTTGCTGTAAGATACTTAAAAGCAGCAGCTGGTGTTGTTGTTACTGCAAGTCATAATCCAAAGCAATATAATGGCTATAAGGTATATGGCGAGGATGGAGGGCAATTATCAATAGATGGCTCAAATGCAGTAATATCAGAAATCAATTCAATTGCTGATATAACAATGGTTAACATAATTTCAAAGGAAGAAGCAATAGAAAAGGGTCTGCTGGAGATTATAGGAAGCAAAGTAGATGATGCATATATTGCTATGCTTAAAACTCTTTGTATTAATAGTGATGCAGCAGAAAAAGTAGGCGACAGCTTCAAAATAGTTTACACACCGTTACATGGATCTGGAAATAAACCAGTTAGAAGAATTCTTTCTGAAAATGGTTTTAAAAACGTGTTAGTTGTTAAGGAACAGGAACTTCCTGACTCTGAATTCTCAACAGTTAAATCACCTAATCCCGAAGAAAGGTCTGCTTTTGAACTAGCTATCAAGCTTGCTTCAGAGAACAATGTTGATTTAATAGTGGGTACTGACCCTGATAGTGACAGAGTTGGTGTGGTAGTAAGAAAGAATGATGGAGAATATGCTACATTAACAGGCAATCAGACAGGCTGCTTATTGTTAGAGTATATGTTATCTGCCATGAAAGAAACAGGTAAGCTGCCTAGCAATGGTTTTGTTGTTAAAACTATTGTTACAACAGAACTTACAAGGGCTATTGCAAAGTATTATAATGTAGAACTTGTGGAAGTTCTTACAGGCTTCAAATTTATTGGCGAGCAAATAAAGCTGAGAGATGAGCAAGGCAATCAGAAATATTTGTTTGGCTTTGAGGAAAGCTATGGCTACTTAGCAGGTACAGATGTTCGAGACAAGGATGCGGTTGTAGCTTCAATGTTAATAGCTGAAATGGCTGCATATTACAAGGCTAAGGGAATAACTCTATATGAGGCTTTAATAAACTTATTTGAGAAATATGGATATTCACTTGAAGGAGTTAACTCATTTACTCTTGAGGGTAAAGATGGCTTAATGAAAATCAAAGCAGCAATGGCAACTATGCGCGAAGCAAAATATAAGAAGTTTGGTGCATTAAATGTAAAGGCTATCAGAGATTATGAAAAGTCCGAAAGATATATTATAGCAGATGGAACTACTGAAAAAATTAATTTACCTGTTTCTGATGTTCTTTATTACGAAATGGAAGATGGTTCTTGGTTCTGCGTAAGACCATCAGGAACTGAACCTAAGATTAAGATATACTATGGTGTATCTGACAAAACATTGGAATTGTCACAAGCAAGACTGGATACATTAAAGAGTAATGTATTAGATGTTATAAAGCCATTACTTTAA
- a CDS encoding LamG-like jellyroll fold domain-containing protein, with the protein MKTSFFKFLVLTLLIFSIFSCTQATVFAEEATTFTPIHEYNFDNDSGTTVLDTAVSGGINGTCSRNNIITENGQTYRSFNGKSDVIKFTSPIIPTGEKTICFSIKVPSLPSKGNVWIMHTLDGNSTRPNGTGILIPGSGDAYGRLMVVESSGRIISPISICDDKWHYIVYTYDGTTDENGMKLYIDGILMGEARNKRLSSTVDNNLEIGCHYSADEHFFLGDLDNIKVYDKDISCNAPTNLRATDDKLKICLAWDTVDNATSYVVKRSMTAGGLYTTLATVTSTSYVDNNVTNGNCYYYVVSAVNSVGESKNSNEASAIPQVAKPEAPTSLIANSRDSKVTLSWNNVEGATSYNVKRATTPDGDYTTIATTSAAIYIDNNVTNGITYYYVVSAINDGGESENSNEVSATPKNPAVTLEVTSVDKAKLGEEITANIVIHNADKICAEDLKIYFDTTKLQFISAEGADGIKIYKEADIEAGIKRFITASLGKENAANGDKVLLKLKFKTIAKGEAKIDILTGRIADNATLEEDVKEEYCGEKLIIIEPATIDVNRSGEYTLLDLGIDAWYYGDVASSTDTSKYDADQDGNGVIDDYDLCIIVMEILNNTNYPANS; encoded by the coding sequence ATGAAAACAAGTTTTTTCAAGTTTCTAGTTTTAACTCTTCTTATTTTTAGCATCTTTTCTTGTACACAAGCAACTGTTTTTGCAGAAGAAGCTACAACTTTCACACCTATTCACGAGTATAATTTTGATAATGACAGTGGAACAACGGTTTTGGATACGGCGGTTAGCGGAGGAATAAATGGTACTTGTTCGAGAAATAACATAATAACTGAAAATGGTCAAACATATAGAAGTTTTAATGGAAAAAGTGATGTAATAAAGTTTACAAGTCCTATTATTCCTACAGGTGAGAAAACCATCTGCTTTAGTATAAAAGTTCCTTCACTACCAAGCAAAGGTAATGTTTGGATAATGCATACCTTAGACGGTAATAGTACACGCCCAAATGGAACAGGTATTTTGATACCTGGTAGTGGTGATGCATATGGACGCTTAATGGTAGTTGAATCTAGTGGTAGGATTATTTCTCCTATTTCTATTTGTGATGATAAATGGCACTATATAGTTTATACCTATGATGGTACTACCGATGAAAATGGAATGAAACTATATATAGATGGAATATTAATGGGTGAAGCAAGAAATAAACGCTTATCAAGTACTGTAGATAACAATTTGGAAATAGGTTGTCACTATTCTGCTGATGAACATTTTTTTCTTGGGGACTTAGATAATATTAAGGTATATGATAAGGATATTTCTTGTAATGCACCAACCAATCTTAGAGCTACAGACGATAAATTAAAAATATGTTTAGCATGGGATACTGTTGACAATGCAACAAGTTATGTCGTTAAGCGCTCTATGACTGCAGGTGGACTATACACAACACTTGCGACTGTTACTTCGACATCCTACGTAGATAATAATGTAACAAATGGTAACTGCTACTATTATGTAGTCTCTGCAGTAAATTCAGTGGGAGAGAGTAAAAACTCAAACGAAGCTTCTGCCATTCCACAAGTAGCTAAACCCGAAGCACCAACAAGTTTAATTGCTAATAGTAGAGATTCTAAAGTAACTTTATCATGGAATAATGTTGAAGGAGCTACAAGCTACAATGTAAAACGAGCTACTACTCCTGACGGGGATTATACAACGATAGCAACAACTTCAGCAGCTATATACATTGATAACAATGTAACAAACGGAATAACATATTACTATGTTGTGTCTGCTATAAATGATGGTGGCGAAAGTGAAAACTCAAACGAAGTATCAGCAACTCCAAAAAATCCTGCTGTAACTCTTGAGGTTACATCTGTCGATAAAGCAAAACTAGGAGAGGAAATAACAGCCAACATTGTAATACATAATGCGGACAAGATATGTGCAGAAGATTTAAAAATATATTTTGATACTACAAAGCTACAGTTCATTAGTGCTGAGGGCGCTGATGGTATAAAGATATATAAGGAAGCAGATATAGAAGCTGGAATTAAAAGATTCATAACAGCAAGCCTTGGAAAAGAAAATGCCGCAAATGGAGATAAAGTGCTGCTAAAGCTAAAATTCAAGACTATTGCTAAGGGTGAAGCAAAGATTGATATATTAACAGGGCGTATCGCAGACAATGCAACACTAGAAGAAGATGTAAAAGAAGAATATTGCGGTGAAAAGCTTATAATTATAGAACCAGCAACAATAGATGTTAACCGTTCGGGAGAATATACCCTACTTGATTTAGGAATTGATGCTTGGTACTATGGTGATGTGGCTTCCTCCACAGATACATCAAAATATGATGCTGACCAAGATGGAAATGGTGTAATTGATGATTACGACTTATGTATAATAGTAATGGAGATACTTAACAATACAAATTATCCTGCAAATAGCTAA
- a CDS encoding DEAD/DEAH box helicase family protein has translation MQLKLEWVSDVIGDEFKKWKSGTGIFIDCQTGTGKSYFVEHTLLSYCIENKKTMLYICNRINMKRQVKLDIAEAQGIDLSGYDMEALNKLEQIGKCTIMTYHKIQNYKIREIYSADAQSELIDSYYDYIVMDEVQYINHDSSFVGKIQYFYNNYFPRVINQSIMIYLSANMDTVSGDIKKVYAKNNNSNFFDYSTGRDYSYVNAYYFNDYENLINTINNDDSGNKWMIYINSIDKAKEIQKKIDDCKFICSQNNGREMDEEILQEIILTQKFSCKCVIATKALDNGVNVKDELLTNIVIITLNKIDFIQMLGRKRININDAQNVNLYIHSRGKKTFKTLLDKSLNKQMEKVELYRLDPVKFKIKYNNDHRKLPEYLFYQSPEGGWCVNEIGYNNLVKQIEYCKYMIQRFQNSKFAYIFEQLNLLDLQYDSDNWLLDVPDAKSINKKAEDLRKYLGELADNKIKLLEEQQEELISLLITPELNAMITNLNGGHKDRGLTMNKIKQLFLLLDIPFTIDSKNSSKTINKIKKSYRYWIIYRL, from the coding sequence ATGCAACTAAAATTAGAATGGGTATCTGATGTTATTGGAGACGAATTTAAAAAATGGAAGTCAGGAACAGGAATATTTATTGATTGTCAAACTGGAACGGGAAAATCATATTTTGTGGAACATACATTATTAAGCTATTGTATAGAAAATAAGAAAACAATGTTATATATATGCAATCGTATAAATATGAAGAGGCAAGTAAAATTAGACATTGCAGAAGCTCAGGGAATAGATTTATCTGGTTATGATATGGAAGCATTAAATAAATTAGAACAAATAGGAAAATGTACTATTATGACTTATCATAAAATACAGAATTACAAAATTAGAGAAATATATAGTGCTGATGCTCAGAGTGAATTGATTGATTCTTATTATGATTACATTGTCATGGATGAAGTTCAGTACATAAATCACGATTCATCATTTGTTGGCAAGATACAATACTTTTATAATAACTATTTTCCTAGGGTTATTAATCAGAGCATAATGATATATTTATCAGCTAACATGGATACTGTCTCTGGTGATATTAAAAAAGTATATGCCAAAAATAATAATTCCAATTTTTTTGATTATTCTACTGGTAGAGATTATTCATATGTTAATGCTTACTATTTCAATGACTATGAAAATCTAATTAATACAATCAATAATGATGATAGTGGAAATAAGTGGATGATATATATTAACTCTATTGATAAGGCAAAAGAAATTCAAAAAAAAATAGATGACTGTAAATTTATATGTAGCCAAAACAATGGAAGAGAAATGGATGAAGAAATTTTACAAGAGATTATTTTAACACAAAAGTTTTCTTGTAAATGTGTAATAGCCACCAAAGCACTGGATAACGGGGTTAATGTTAAAGATGAATTGTTAACCAATATAGTTATAATCACATTAAATAAAATTGATTTCATCCAAATGCTAGGCAGAAAGAGAATAAATATAAATGATGCTCAGAATGTTAATCTCTACATACATAGCAGAGGTAAAAAGACTTTTAAAACATTATTAGATAAAAGTCTTAATAAGCAAATGGAAAAAGTAGAGTTATACAGGCTAGACCCTGTTAAGTTTAAAATAAAATATAATAATGACCATAGAAAGTTACCAGAGTATTTATTTTATCAGTCTCCTGAAGGTGGATGGTGTGTTAATGAAATTGGTTACAATAATCTAGTCAAGCAAATTGAGTATTGTAAATATATGATACAGAGATTCCAAAATAGTAAGTTTGCATATATTTTTGAACAACTAAATTTATTGGATTTACAATATGATAGTGATAATTGGCTTTTAGATGTTCCTGATGCTAAAAGCATTAATAAAAAAGCTGAAGACCTAAGAAAATACTTAGGAGAGTTAGCAGATAATAAAATAAAACTATTAGAGGAACAACAAGAAGAACTAATTAGTTTATTAATTACACCAGAACTAAATGCTATGATTACTAATTTAAATGGTGGTCATAAAGATAGAGGACTAACAATGAATAAAATTAAACAATTGTTTCTTTTGTTAGATATTCCATTTACTATTGATAGTAAAAATTCTAGTAAAACTATTAATAAGATAAAGAAAAGCTATCGGTATTGGATTATATACAGATTATAA
- a CDS encoding metallophosphoesterase produces MIIPIVVTLAILLLVYMRIEASLLNKSFINFSSARKGLKIAHISDLHVRKLYISSKRIKASLAQISPDIIIMSGDYIESKKDIPKFISLLKEINSVCQVYLSLGNHDHKAFNHDMTKITSFIDTIQETGTIVLLNSSISLEKNSTIYNLIGIDDLRHGKPDIEKAFKSIAPSFGSNCINIAFSHNPDMLFNLPKDKVDYFLCGHFHGGQIWMPFGLEFKIMRNEKLCKMGYKRGAHKINGINIYINRGLGNVVFPFRFLSKPEIAVIQLP; encoded by the coding sequence ATGATAATTCCTATTGTTGTGACCTTAGCAATCTTGCTGCTTGTATATATGCGAATAGAAGCATCTTTACTGAATAAAAGTTTTATTAATTTCAGTTCAGCCCGCAAGGGACTCAAAATTGCTCATATTTCAGATTTGCACGTAAGAAAGCTATATATCTCATCAAAAAGAATTAAAGCTTCTTTAGCCCAAATTAGCCCTGATATAATAATTATGAGCGGGGATTACATTGAGAGCAAAAAAGATATTCCAAAGTTTATTTCCCTATTAAAGGAAATTAATAGTGTCTGTCAGGTTTACCTATCCCTTGGAAATCATGACCATAAGGCTTTTAATCATGACATGACAAAGATAACTTCTTTTATTGATACGATACAAGAAACTGGTACAATAGTTCTGCTTAATTCCAGTATTAGCCTAGAAAAAAATAGTACTATATACAACCTTATTGGAATTGATGACCTGCGACATGGCAAACCAGATATAGAAAAAGCCTTCAAATCAATTGCTCCTTCTTTTGGCAGCAATTGTATAAATATAGCTTTCTCCCATAATCCTGATATGCTTTTTAATCTTCCGAAAGATAAAGTAGATTACTTTCTATGCGGGCATTTTCATGGCGGCCAAATATGGATGCCCTTTGGTTTAGAATTCAAAATAATGAGGAATGAAAAACTCTGTAAAATGGGATATAAAAGAGGAGCACACAAAATTAACGGAATAAATATATATATAAACCGTGGATTAGGAAACGTTGTGTTCCCATTTAGATTCCTTTCAAAGCCTGAAATTGCAGTAATACAACTGCCATAA